A part of Girardinichthys multiradiatus isolate DD_20200921_A chromosome 12, DD_fGirMul_XY1, whole genome shotgun sequence genomic DNA contains:
- the cldn5a gene encoding claudin 5a, translating to MVSAGLEILGLSLCVVGSLLVMVSCGLPMWKVTAFIEANIVVAQTLWDGLWMSCVAQSTGQMQCKVHDSVLALSHDLQAARALTIISSVLGVLGLMVVIAGAQCTNCIRAEYVKARVVNAGGIIYIISGLFVLVPLCWMANNIISDFYNPQVPSSKKREIGAALYIGWAATALLLIGGTLLCCSCPSSGNSGYSVKYAPTKRASQNGDYDKRNYV from the coding sequence ATGGTGTCGGCCGGACTGGAGATCTTGGGACTTTCTTTGTGTGTAGTTGGCTCGCTCCTGGTCATGGTTTCGTGCGGGCTTCCCATGTGGAAGGTGACGGCTTTCATTGAGGCCAACATCGTGGTGGCACAGACGCTCTGGGACGGACTGTGGATGTCGTGCGTGGCGCAGAGCACCGGGCAGATGCAGTGCAAGGTGCACGACTCCGTCCTCGCCCTCAGCCACGACCTGCAGGCGGCCAGAGCGCTCACCATCATCTCCTCCGTGCTGGGAGTGCTGGGTCTCATGGTGGTGATCGCGGGGGCGCAGTGTACCAACTGCATCCGTGCAGAGTACGTGAAAGCTCGGGTGGTGAACGCCGGTGGGATCATCTACATCATCAGTGGCCTGTTTGTGCTGGTGCCTCTTTGCTGGATGGCCAACAACATCATATCGGACTTCTACAATCCGCAGGTGCCTTCATCCAAGAAGAGAGAAATCGGCGCTGCGCTCTACATCGGCTGGGCGGCCACGGCGCTGCTGCTGATCGGGGGAACGCTTCTGTGCTGCTCCTGTCCCTCCAGCGGAAACTCGGGATACTCTGTAAAATATGCACCGACCAAGAGAGCCTCGCAGAACGGGGACTATGACAAGAGGAATTATGTGTAG